In one Pseudomonas fitomaticsae genomic region, the following are encoded:
- a CDS encoding YciC family protein, producing MNAFDVLRDSLYFFKRNLGRIVQLCLPLVIFEAVLQQVVDHASDPDGYSAISVIVGLLVYPLYTAALILFLDARTRGESPQTRDLLAMAARLWPRFALLTALNTLLILLGLSLYFLPGLWLMVTLAFGEYLLVLRGYGPLQAMKESLRLSRGHFLRILVCILCVMGPLWLLKGLTLQVYPDPQNPLIAVLIDSGHSFLQLFTSVVLFRLFMLISELPDKRDGIV from the coding sequence ATGAATGCCTTCGATGTGCTGCGCGACTCCCTGTATTTCTTCAAACGCAATCTGGGCCGGATCGTCCAGTTGTGCCTGCCGCTGGTGATTTTCGAAGCCGTGCTGCAACAGGTGGTCGACCATGCCAGCGACCCGGACGGTTACTCGGCGATCAGCGTGATCGTCGGCCTGCTGGTCTATCCGCTGTACACCGCCGCGCTGATTCTGTTTCTCGATGCCCGCACCCGCGGCGAATCCCCGCAAACCCGCGATCTGCTGGCGATGGCCGCTCGGCTGTGGCCGCGCTTCGCCCTGTTGACTGCGCTGAACACGCTGTTGATCCTGCTCGGTCTGTCCCTGTATTTCCTGCCAGGCCTGTGGCTGATGGTCACCCTGGCCTTTGGTGAATATCTGCTGGTGCTGCGTGGTTACGGCCCGTTGCAGGCGATGAAGGAAAGCCTGCGCCTGAGCCGTGGGCATTTTCTGCGGATTCTGGTGTGCATCCTGTGTGTGATGGGGCCGCTGTGGCTGCTCAAGGGCCTGACCCTGCAGGTCTATCCCGATCCGCAGAATCCGTTGATCGCGGTGCTGATCGACAGTGGCCACAGCTTCCTGCAACTGTTCACCAGCGTGGTGCTGTTCCGCCTGTTCATGTTGATCAGCGAATTGCCCGACAAACGTGACGGAATAGTCTGA
- a CDS encoding endonuclease/exonuclease/phosphatase family protein gives MTRLLRYILLPVLLALALIGTLIYSLTWRPDARETLPVSCTGQPPTLVPGQALKVMTWNVQYLAGKRYVFWNDLAQGDDEAPTPEDMAFSLDEVARVIRDEQPDVVLLQELDDGAKASDYQNQLKLLQERLTDLYPCSAHAFDWKADFVPDPHIFGSVGRQLATLSRYRIEHAERLQLPVQPSNIISRQFQPKNALLATTLPLSDGGQLVMFNTHLDRATQPDDTLQAQVTAVAKVLDKHESHGTPWLIGGDFNLLPLGQYRRLPTEQRTPYSADSALHVLWDKYPMIPTNNEASGIDRAKWLTHYPNDPGLNGPDRTVDYLFYSPKIKRVEATVRQDDTLRISDHLPVIARFLLPPN, from the coding sequence ATGACCCGTCTACTGCGCTACATCCTGTTGCCCGTACTGCTCGCCCTCGCCCTGATCGGCACGCTGATCTACAGCCTGACCTGGCGCCCTGACGCCCGGGAAACCCTGCCGGTCAGTTGCACCGGGCAACCGCCGACGCTGGTCCCTGGTCAGGCTCTGAAGGTCATGACCTGGAACGTGCAATACCTGGCCGGCAAGCGCTACGTGTTCTGGAATGACCTGGCGCAAGGCGACGACGAAGCCCCGACCCCGGAAGACATGGCGTTCAGCCTCGATGAAGTGGCGCGGGTGATCCGCGACGAACAGCCCGACGTGGTGCTGTTGCAGGAACTGGATGACGGCGCCAAGGCCAGCGACTATCAGAACCAGCTCAAGCTGTTGCAGGAACGCCTGACCGACCTCTACCCGTGCAGCGCCCACGCCTTCGACTGGAAGGCCGATTTCGTCCCGGATCCGCACATCTTCGGCAGCGTCGGCCGGCAACTCGCGACCCTCAGCCGCTACCGCATCGAACACGCCGAGCGCCTGCAATTGCCGGTGCAGCCGTCGAACATCATCAGCCGTCAGTTCCAGCCGAAAAACGCCCTGCTCGCCACCACTCTGCCGCTCAGCGATGGCGGACAACTGGTGATGTTCAACACCCATCTGGATCGCGCCACACAACCGGACGACACCTTGCAGGCGCAGGTGACAGCGGTGGCCAAGGTTCTCGACAAACACGAAAGCCACGGCACGCCGTGGCTGATCGGCGGCGACTTCAACCTGTTGCCGCTCGGCCAGTACCGGCGCCTGCCCACCGAGCAGCGCACGCCGTACTCCGCCGACAGTGCGCTGCATGTGCTGTGGGACAAATACCCGATGATCCCGACCAACAACGAAGCCAGCGGCATCGACCGCGCCAAATGGCTGACCCATTACCCCAACGACCCCGGCCTCAACGGCCCGGACCGCACGGTCGATTACCTGTTCTACAGCCCGAAAATCAAACGGGTCGAAGCCACGGTGCGGCAGGACGATACGTTGCGCATTTCCGATCATTTGCCGGTCATTGCGCGGTTCCTCCTGCCACCCAACTGA
- a CDS encoding ABC transporter ATP-binding protein, whose amino-acid sequence MGSVSAANRRFIEPVAAPAHAAPRLQVDKVSLRYTKPGGGTFTALEEVSFEVPDQQFAVLVGPSGCGKSSLLYLTAGLAEPTSGEIYVGGQQVQGPGADRGMVFQSYTLFPWLTVRQNVEFGLKRRGMPAARRKEIVDHYVHEVGLSGFADNYAKQLSGGMMQRVAIARALANDPQILLMDEPFGALDSQTRLQMQQLLLRVWGNSKKTVLFVTHDIDEAILLGDRVYVMGARPGRIKQILDVPIERPRTLDMVMERSFIDMKRQIFGLLHDDLEEAH is encoded by the coding sequence ATGGGCTCAGTAAGCGCTGCCAACCGTCGTTTCATCGAGCCGGTCGCCGCACCGGCACACGCCGCGCCAAGGTTGCAGGTGGACAAGGTCAGCCTGCGTTACACCAAGCCCGGCGGCGGAACCTTCACCGCGCTGGAAGAGGTGTCGTTCGAAGTGCCGGATCAGCAATTTGCAGTACTGGTCGGGCCGTCGGGCTGCGGCAAGTCGAGCCTGCTGTATCTCACCGCCGGCCTGGCCGAGCCGACCTCCGGCGAAATCTACGTCGGCGGTCAGCAAGTGCAGGGCCCGGGCGCGGATCGCGGGATGGTGTTCCAGAGCTACACGCTGTTCCCGTGGCTGACCGTGCGGCAGAACGTCGAGTTCGGCCTCAAGCGCCGGGGCATGCCGGCGGCGCGGCGCAAGGAGATTGTCGATCACTATGTCCACGAAGTCGGCTTGTCAGGATTTGCCGACAACTACGCCAAGCAGTTGTCCGGCGGCATGATGCAGCGGGTGGCGATTGCCCGGGCATTGGCCAACGACCCACAGATTCTGCTGATGGACGAACCCTTCGGCGCCCTCGACAGCCAGACCCGCCTGCAAATGCAGCAGCTGTTGTTACGGGTATGGGGCAACAGCAAGAAGACTGTGCTGTTCGTCACCCACGACATCGACGAAGCGATCCTGCTCGGCGACCGGGTGTATGTGATGGGCGCGCGGCCTGGGCGAATCAAACAGATTCTGGATGTGCCGATCGAGCGCCCACGCACGCTGGACATGGTGATGGAGCGCTCGTTCATCGACATGAAGCGGCAGATCTTCGGGCTGTTACACGACGATCTCGAAGAAGCTCACTGA
- a CDS encoding ABC transporter permease has product MFKRNSWLSRCITPKTGLPVPVVWSASGLAWVLLVGLWAGLSYGGIVPGMFLPTPGAVVEAAVRLSRDGTLGQHVWASVEVVMVGFIVSSLVAVPLGLLMGSFRIVQAFLEPLVNFIRYLPVTSFVPLFILWIGIGLEQRVSVIIFGVFFQQLVMIADVSKGISKDLINASYTLGSNRRDAVLHVIAPASLPGVLDTLRVTMGWAWTYLVVAELVAASSGLGYLSLKAMRGFQVDVIFLAIAIIGLLGLVTDQLFRFLRLRIAAWAQ; this is encoded by the coding sequence ATGTTCAAGCGCAATTCATGGCTGAGCCGCTGCATCACGCCGAAGACCGGGCTACCGGTGCCGGTAGTGTGGAGCGCCAGCGGTCTGGCCTGGGTGTTGCTGGTCGGCTTGTGGGCCGGGTTGTCCTACGGCGGCATCGTGCCGGGGATGTTCCTGCCCACGCCCGGCGCGGTGGTCGAAGCCGCCGTGCGCCTGAGCCGCGACGGCACCCTCGGCCAGCATGTCTGGGCCAGTGTCGAAGTGGTGATGGTCGGCTTCATTGTGTCGTCGCTGGTGGCGGTGCCGCTGGGTTTGCTGATGGGCAGCTTCCGCATCGTCCAGGCGTTCCTCGAACCGCTGGTCAACTTCATCCGTTACCTGCCGGTGACCTCGTTCGTGCCGTTGTTCATCCTCTGGATTGGTATCGGTCTGGAGCAGCGCGTCTCGGTGATCATTTTCGGCGTGTTCTTCCAGCAACTGGTGATGATCGCCGACGTGTCCAAAGGCATCTCCAAGGATTTGATCAACGCCTCCTACACCCTCGGCTCCAACCGGCGTGACGCGGTGCTGCATGTGATCGCCCCGGCGTCGTTGCCGGGTGTGCTCGACACCTTGCGGGTGACCATGGGCTGGGCCTGGACCTATCTGGTGGTTGCCGAACTGGTCGCGGCTTCCAGTGGCCTCGGTTACTTGAGCCTCAAGGCCATGCGCGGCTTTCAGGTCGACGTGATTTTTCTCGCCATCGCGATCATCGGCCTGCTCGGCCTGGTCACCGATCAACTGTTCCGCTTCTTGCGTTTGAGGATTGCCGCATGGGCTCAGTAA
- a CDS encoding ABC transporter substrate-binding protein: MNKSLFTRLACPLAISALSVTAAQAGTLSIGHTTWVGYGTLYLAQDLGYFKENGLTVELPVVEEASMYMAAQASGQLSGSASTIDEVLKYRPQFCFKAVAALDDSHGGDGVLVGKNVKSLQELKGQAVAVNEGSTSQFWLSYLLKKNGMSMSDITVQNMTADDAATAFIAGRVPAAVTWEPHLSMVRDKQQGKVLIDSSSTPGVIVDVVALNCTVIEKQPEDVKALVAGLYKAVQFTKDHPQKAYEIMAKGVGGYLSDPKELAAAAQGVRFYDQAMSEKLLGSPGKPGDSAPLIKLANETASELQGKPYNVSNDDLVDNRFVSPL; encoded by the coding sequence ATGAACAAGTCCTTGTTTACCCGTCTTGCGTGTCCTCTGGCGATTTCCGCCCTTTCCGTCACCGCCGCCCAGGCCGGCACCTTGTCGATCGGCCACACCACATGGGTCGGTTACGGCACCCTGTACCTGGCCCAGGATCTGGGCTACTTCAAGGAAAACGGCCTGACCGTCGAATTGCCGGTGGTCGAAGAAGCGTCGATGTACATGGCCGCCCAGGCGTCCGGGCAATTGTCCGGCTCGGCCTCGACCATCGACGAAGTGCTCAAGTACCGCCCGCAGTTCTGCTTCAAGGCCGTGGCCGCGCTGGATGACAGCCATGGCGGTGACGGCGTGCTGGTCGGCAAGAACGTGAAGAGCCTGCAAGAACTCAAGGGCCAGGCCGTGGCCGTCAACGAAGGGTCGACCTCGCAGTTCTGGCTGTCGTACCTGCTGAAAAAGAACGGCATGAGCATGAGCGACATCACCGTGCAGAACATGACCGCCGACGATGCCGCCACCGCGTTCATCGCCGGTCGCGTGCCGGCCGCGGTGACTTGGGAGCCGCATCTGTCGATGGTGCGCGACAAGCAGCAGGGCAAGGTGCTGATCGACAGCAGCAGTACGCCGGGCGTGATCGTCGATGTGGTGGCGCTCAACTGCACGGTGATCGAGAAGCAGCCGGAAGACGTCAAGGCGCTGGTCGCCGGTCTCTACAAAGCGGTGCAGTTCACCAAGGACCATCCACAGAAAGCCTACGAAATCATGGCCAAGGGCGTCGGCGGTTACCTGTCCGATCCGAAGGAACTGGCCGCCGCCGCGCAAGGCGTGCGCTTCTACGATCAGGCCATGAGCGAAAAGCTGCTTGGCTCGCCTGGCAAGCCGGGTGACAGCGCGCCGCTGATCAAACTGGCCAACGAAACCGCCAGCGAATTGCAGGGCAAACCCTACAACGTCAGCAACGACGATCTGGTCGACAACCGTTTCGTCAGCCCGCTCTAG